A genome region from Sphingomonas anseongensis includes the following:
- a CDS encoding CHAT domain-containing protein, producing MRKTGLALACTLWAVVAPATGAPVSVRDSFRIGTTGSSYCSAQPVSNDPALAGMFDSGYSVTCRDAALPVGKLYHLRAEGDPASRLAAARSREVRCGTAHAGTLEDLGTVEVIDCKLADADIDYRVYQFRRGRGFFSAEGLAGYESALELGLRSIVADRPVVGEVSIATTGAGDPAAFARVQAGTLDPTRALAEAYRRNNVGSYADAAEFFAAVGSAGDGPISRAEAVINEALQKSNLGRFAEADNLFSRAEGLVRGDPLDGRRLRNYRAMHLLNQGQSAEALKELDKPVPAFASAAAPGSGRSLEIDVATAKRLNSESNVGEQLGTSSDQLLPEEKAEILDGQALQLRGTSLRLGGDYAAATQSLQNADTKLQAVRGGRVASIAWMRAQIAGDLGAIAEQTGNPSEAERLYRDGVTILEVNYPGSAALLNARARLAGFLARSGQPAAAETMFRDIVHSQADANNLPPSFARVLRPYVDILLEKTGDATTTAEIFAASQLMMRPGLAQTQAVLARELSGGTDEASRLFRQAVTLTRQVERTRIALAHMQDLPHPSPQELVRMKALTADLDSASKSEVATQASLAGYPRYRAVSSGVLSLADLQKALRPGEAYYRMTIVDDNIYALLASPTSARAMKLGLTAKDLDDQVSSLRDTISTIEKGQQVTYAYDVALAHKLYTELFGPVDGDLKDVRHLIFEPDGGMLRMPPNPLVVDQASVDLYAARVKADPNADFDFTGIKWFGRDRDISTAVSPLSFVELRQAPPASGSKQYLGLGHNSLPAQGADAAQSAADRDCVLPLASWNRPISDRELHIAGDILSKIDAKGVQIVTGDAFTDTAIEARKDLDQYRIIHFATHGVVTAARPKCPTQPALLTSFGGSGSDGLLTFRDIFDLDLDADIVILSACDTAGKATALATQSAGLATGGDVALDGLVRAFVGAGGRLVVASHWAVPDDFNATQRLMTGIFTSPPGTPTVTALRVSEQKLMDDVNTSHPFYWSAFAAVGDGEIPIIRTKSQVAQKP from the coding sequence ATGCGAAAGACTGGTCTTGCGCTCGCTTGCACGCTTTGGGCTGTTGTCGCGCCCGCGACCGGCGCTCCGGTTAGCGTCCGCGACAGCTTCAGGATCGGCACCACGGGATCGAGCTATTGCTCGGCGCAGCCGGTTTCGAACGACCCGGCTCTCGCGGGCATGTTCGACTCCGGCTATTCGGTGACGTGCCGCGATGCGGCGCTCCCTGTCGGCAAGCTTTACCATTTGCGCGCTGAGGGCGACCCTGCATCGAGGCTGGCGGCAGCCCGAAGCCGGGAAGTCAGGTGCGGCACTGCGCATGCCGGCACGCTTGAAGACCTCGGCACGGTTGAGGTCATCGACTGCAAGCTCGCCGACGCAGACATCGACTACCGCGTTTACCAGTTTCGTCGCGGCAGGGGTTTTTTCAGCGCCGAAGGGCTCGCGGGCTATGAAAGCGCGCTCGAGCTGGGGCTGAGAAGCATCGTCGCCGACAGGCCAGTCGTCGGCGAAGTGTCTATTGCGACGACCGGCGCCGGCGACCCTGCGGCCTTCGCCCGCGTGCAGGCGGGGACATTGGATCCCACTCGCGCGCTGGCGGAAGCCTATCGCCGCAACAATGTTGGCAGCTACGCGGATGCCGCGGAATTCTTCGCCGCCGTCGGAAGTGCAGGCGATGGCCCGATCAGCCGAGCCGAGGCCGTCATCAACGAGGCCTTGCAGAAATCGAACCTCGGCCGCTTCGCGGAAGCGGACAATTTGTTTTCGCGCGCGGAGGGGCTGGTTCGCGGCGACCCGCTCGATGGGCGCCGACTGCGCAACTACCGGGCCATGCACCTGCTCAACCAGGGGCAGTCCGCGGAAGCGCTCAAGGAGCTCGATAAGCCGGTCCCCGCTTTCGCGTCGGCTGCTGCGCCAGGCTCGGGCCGGTCACTCGAAATCGATGTCGCGACCGCCAAGCGGCTGAATTCCGAATCCAATGTCGGCGAGCAGCTGGGAACGTCTTCCGACCAGCTCCTCCCCGAGGAGAAGGCCGAGATCCTCGACGGACAGGCGCTCCAGCTCCGCGGCACCTCGCTCCGGCTCGGCGGCGACTATGCCGCCGCGACCCAGTCGCTCCAGAATGCCGACACGAAGCTGCAGGCGGTCCGCGGTGGACGAGTGGCTTCGATCGCCTGGATGCGCGCGCAGATCGCCGGCGATCTCGGGGCGATCGCCGAGCAGACCGGCAATCCATCAGAAGCCGAGCGGCTCTACCGCGACGGCGTCACGATCCTTGAAGTGAATTATCCGGGCTCGGCGGCTTTGCTGAACGCACGCGCCCGGCTCGCTGGTTTCCTCGCTCGCTCCGGCCAGCCCGCGGCGGCTGAGACCATGTTCCGCGACATCGTCCATTCGCAGGCGGACGCCAACAACCTGCCCCCGTCCTTCGCCCGGGTCCTTCGGCCCTATGTCGATATTCTGCTGGAGAAGACTGGAGACGCCACAACGACAGCGGAAATCTTCGCCGCAAGCCAGTTGATGATGCGTCCGGGCCTTGCCCAGACGCAGGCGGTGCTTGCGCGCGAGCTTAGCGGCGGGACCGACGAGGCTTCGCGCCTGTTCCGCCAAGCGGTGACACTGACTCGGCAGGTGGAGCGGACCCGGATCGCGCTCGCCCACATGCAGGACCTGCCACATCCCTCGCCGCAGGAGCTGGTTCGAATGAAGGCTCTGACCGCGGACCTCGACAGCGCGAGCAAGAGCGAAGTCGCGACCCAGGCCTCGCTCGCCGGCTACCCCCGCTACCGCGCAGTTTCCAGCGGCGTGCTGTCGCTCGCTGATCTTCAGAAGGCGCTGCGGCCCGGCGAAGCTTATTATCGGATGACCATCGTCGACGATAATATCTATGCGTTGCTGGCGAGCCCCACGTCCGCGCGAGCCATGAAGCTGGGACTCACTGCGAAGGATCTGGACGACCAGGTCAGCTCGCTTCGCGACACCATCTCGACGATCGAGAAGGGGCAGCAGGTCACCTATGCTTATGACGTCGCTTTGGCGCACAAGCTGTACACCGAGCTGTTCGGGCCCGTTGACGGCGATCTCAAGGACGTCCGGCATCTGATCTTCGAGCCGGACGGCGGAATGCTTCGCATGCCTCCGAACCCGCTCGTCGTCGATCAGGCCTCGGTGGATCTCTACGCCGCGCGAGTGAAGGCGGATCCGAACGCCGACTTCGACTTCACCGGGATCAAATGGTTCGGGCGCGACCGCGACATCAGCACGGCAGTGTCACCGCTTTCCTTCGTCGAGCTCCGGCAAGCTCCGCCTGCGTCCGGTTCGAAGCAATATCTGGGGCTTGGCCACAACTCCTTGCCGGCCCAGGGCGCCGACGCGGCTCAGTCGGCCGCGGACCGCGATTGCGTTCTTCCGCTGGCGTCGTGGAACCGCCCGATTTCGGACCGCGAGCTTCACATAGCCGGCGACATCTTGTCGAAGATCGACGCGAAAGGCGTACAGATCGTCACCGGCGATGCGTTCACCGACACCGCGATCGAAGCCCGCAAGGACCTCGACCAATATCGCATCATCCACTTCGCCACTCACGGAGTGGTGACTGCCGCTCGCCCGAAGTGCCCGACCCAGCCCGCGCTCCTGACCAGCTTCGGTGGAAGCGGATCGGACGGCCTGCTGACGTTCCGCGACATCTTCGACCTGGACCTCGACGCCGACATCGTCATCCTTTCGGCCTGCGACACCGCCGGCAAGGCGACGGCGCTCGCGACTCAGAGCGCGGGCCTCGCCACCGGCGGCGACGTCGCGCTCGACGGCTTGGTTCGGGCCTTCGTCGGCGCCGGGGGCCGCCTGGTGGTCGCGAGCCACTGGGCCGTGCCCGACGACTTCAATGCGACGCAGCGGCTGATGACGGGAATCTTCACCTCCCCGCCTGGTACGCCGACCGTCACCGCGCTTCGCGTGTCCGAGCAAAAGCTGATGGACGACGTAAACACGTCGCATCCGTTTTATTGGTCGGCGTTCGCTGCGGTTGGTGACGGTGAGATCCCGATCATCAGGACAAAGTCGCAGGTCGCTCAGAAGCCCTGA
- a CDS encoding response regulator transcription factor has translation MNSDDTRLVHLVDDDGAIRRSVGFMLKTSGYEVRTYESGVELLKSLPAAPGCVLLDIRMPGMDGLQVQAELAKRGVSLPVVIMTGHGDVTLAVQAMKAGAVDFIEKPFEKGVLLEAIDHSFDRLRRATESRDRADAAVTKLNALTAREREVLEGLAKGLPNKTIAFDLGISPRTVEIHRANLMTKLGVRSLSEALRIIFAAQQR, from the coding sequence ATGAACTCCGACGACACTCGCCTCGTCCATCTGGTAGACGATGATGGCGCCATTCGCCGGTCGGTCGGCTTCATGCTCAAGACCTCCGGCTACGAAGTCCGCACATATGAAAGCGGCGTTGAACTCCTGAAATCGCTCCCTGCTGCGCCCGGCTGTGTGCTGTTGGACATTCGGATGCCCGGCATGGATGGACTTCAGGTCCAGGCTGAACTCGCGAAAAGAGGGGTAAGCCTGCCCGTGGTCATCATGACGGGTCACGGGGACGTCACCTTGGCGGTGCAGGCAATGAAGGCCGGCGCAGTCGACTTCATCGAAAAACCGTTCGAGAAAGGGGTGCTTCTGGAAGCTATCGACCACAGCTTCGACCGGCTCCGCCGAGCGACAGAAAGCAGAGACCGTGCGGACGCCGCGGTCACCAAGTTGAACGCCCTCACCGCTCGCGAGCGCGAAGTGCTCGAAGGTCTGGCCAAGGGGTTGCCCAACAAAACGATCGCGTTCGATCTCGGCATCAGCCCTCGAACGGTTGAGATCCATCGCGCCAACCTGATGACCAAGCTTGGAGTTCGCAGCCTATCAGAGGCACTCCGCATCATTTTCGCTGCACAGCAGCGGTAA
- a CDS encoding adenosylcobalamin-dependent ribonucleoside-diphosphate reductase, whose translation MFFDVALAEEIWTAKYRFQTSAGEGDDSFAATAARVARAVAARESPECRSSWETRFRDAIQDFRFIPAGRVLAGAGTDRAVTLFNCFVMGTIPDSLDGIFEHLKQAALTMQQGGGVGMDFSTVRPRGALVKGVAADASGPLTFMDCWDSMCRTVHSAGQRRGAMMGCLRIDHPDIEAFIDAKRDPARFRNFNVSVLVTDAFMAALGSDSDWPLTFGGETIRTVRARELWEKLTRATYDVAEPGVIFVDRVNAQNNLAHCETISASNPCGEQMLPPYGACLLGSINLARLVERPFEEGAQLDEKQLGELTRTAVRMLDNVIDISRYPLPEQEEEAKAKRRIGLGITGLADALLFCGAAYGGSDAVALTRSWLGTIKREAYRASAELAAEKGPFPLYDKSMLDRPNLASLDEETRALVAKHGLRNGCLTSIAPTGTTSLLAGNVSSGIEPVFAFSYTRKIRRPDGTTREEKVEDFAIREWRRLKGDAPPPPELFVSAQTLSPSDHLTMQAAAQALIDSSISKTVNCPEEISFEDFADIYVEGYHLGCKGLTTYRPNAVTGSVLSVAETKASSNEEVLEPRAEQLHGTTYKLKWPESPHAVYITINDLDQDGERRPFEMFINSKNMEHYAWTLGLTRMVSAVFRRSSDVAFVAEELKAVFDPRGGAWMQGRYVPSLLAAIGDIVERHLGGLGPQLVEAGGFEAASAKPMPQCPQCGASALVKVEGCNNCLECGYSKCG comes from the coding sequence ATGTTCTTCGACGTGGCGCTGGCGGAAGAAATCTGGACCGCGAAGTACCGGTTCCAGACGAGCGCTGGCGAAGGCGATGACAGCTTTGCGGCGACTGCCGCTCGTGTGGCGAGAGCAGTCGCGGCACGAGAGTCGCCCGAATGCCGAAGCTCGTGGGAAACTCGCTTCCGCGACGCGATCCAGGACTTCCGGTTCATCCCCGCCGGCCGGGTTCTCGCCGGCGCAGGTACGGATCGCGCAGTTACACTGTTCAACTGCTTCGTGATGGGCACGATCCCCGACAGTCTGGACGGTATCTTCGAGCATCTGAAACAGGCGGCGCTGACCATGCAACAGGGAGGCGGCGTCGGAATGGACTTCTCGACCGTTCGTCCCCGCGGTGCGCTGGTGAAGGGCGTAGCCGCCGACGCCTCCGGTCCCCTTACGTTCATGGACTGCTGGGATTCGATGTGCCGGACCGTCCATTCGGCGGGACAGCGGCGCGGAGCGATGATGGGGTGCCTTCGTATCGATCATCCCGACATCGAAGCGTTCATCGATGCGAAGCGCGACCCCGCCCGCTTTCGCAACTTCAACGTGTCGGTGCTTGTGACAGATGCATTCATGGCCGCGCTTGGAAGCGATTCCGACTGGCCCCTGACGTTCGGCGGCGAGACGATCAGAACGGTGCGTGCGCGCGAGCTTTGGGAAAAGCTGACACGCGCGACCTACGATGTCGCGGAGCCCGGGGTGATCTTCGTCGATCGAGTGAATGCCCAGAACAATCTGGCCCATTGCGAGACGATCAGCGCAAGCAATCCATGCGGCGAGCAGATGCTTCCGCCATATGGCGCTTGCTTGCTCGGCTCCATCAATCTTGCGCGGCTGGTCGAGCGGCCGTTCGAGGAGGGTGCACAGCTCGACGAAAAGCAGCTGGGGGAGCTGACGCGCACAGCCGTCAGAATGCTCGACAATGTCATCGACATCTCACGCTATCCACTGCCGGAGCAGGAGGAGGAAGCGAAAGCGAAGCGGCGAATCGGTCTTGGAATTACGGGCTTGGCCGACGCACTCCTCTTCTGCGGCGCGGCCTACGGGGGCAGCGACGCCGTGGCATTGACCCGCAGCTGGCTCGGCACAATCAAGCGCGAGGCCTATCGCGCCTCGGCCGAGCTCGCCGCTGAGAAGGGGCCGTTTCCCCTTTACGACAAGTCGATGCTCGACCGTCCGAATCTGGCTTCGCTGGACGAAGAGACGCGCGCTCTCGTCGCCAAGCATGGCCTTCGCAACGGCTGCCTTACTTCGATCGCGCCGACGGGCACGACCTCGCTTCTCGCCGGTAACGTCAGTTCCGGCATCGAACCGGTCTTCGCCTTCTCCTACACGCGCAAGATCCGCCGGCCCGACGGCACGACGCGCGAGGAGAAGGTCGAGGATTTTGCCATTCGCGAGTGGCGCCGGCTGAAGGGCGACGCACCCCCGCCGCCGGAGCTTTTCGTAAGCGCTCAGACTCTATCGCCCTCAGATCACCTCACCATGCAGGCCGCCGCCCAGGCTCTGATCGACAGCTCCATCTCCAAGACGGTCAACTGTCCTGAGGAGATCAGCTTCGAGGACTTCGCCGACATTTACGTCGAAGGCTATCACCTCGGCTGCAAGGGCCTGACCACATACCGCCCCAATGCGGTCACCGGGTCGGTTCTGAGCGTCGCCGAAACGAAGGCATCGAGCAATGAGGAAGTGCTCGAGCCTCGCGCCGAGCAGCTGCACGGCACGACCTACAAGCTCAAATGGCCGGAGAGCCCGCATGCGGTCTACATCACGATCAACGACCTCGACCAGGATGGCGAGAGGCGCCCGTTCGAGATGTTCATCAACTCCAAGAACATGGAGCATTACGCCTGGACGCTTGGTCTAACGCGGATGGTGTCCGCAGTGTTCAGGAGAAGCTCCGACGTTGCGTTCGTAGCCGAGGAGCTGAAGGCGGTTTTCGACCCGCGCGGAGGCGCGTGGATGCAGGGCCGCTACGTCCCCTCGCTTCTCGCGGCCATCGGCGACATCGTCGAGCGGCACCTTGGCGGGCTGGGGCCCCAGCTAGTCGAAGCCGGTGGATTCGAAGCGGCTTCGGCAAAGCCGATGCCGCAATGTCCGCAATGCGGAGCGTCGGCGCTGGTGAAGGTCGAGGGCTGCAACAACTGCCTGGAGTGCGGCTATTCCAAATGCGGTTGA
- the hemN gene encoding oxygen-independent coproporphyrinogen III oxidase: MYINESRLLIRSFTDMISPETYARYAQMPVPRYTSYPTAPNFSAGVDGTIYGSWLRSIGEGSRISVYLHVPFCRQMCWYCACHTTVTRRQAPVSRYVDTLVREIELVSERMRSRPTVGHLHWGGGSPTLLTPADVAKLREAVEAAFRIDHCAENAVEVDPRTLTYQLARALGLAGVNRASLGVQSFDPIVQQAINRVQSFSTTDAAVTMLRTSGIPAVNLDLIYGLPFQTVASCLDTVEHALRLQPDRLSVFGYAHVPSFKAHQRKISEHALPGAAERQAQASAIARALTSAGYRQIGIDHFALPGDTLAVAAEQGTLRRNFQGYTTDKCASLIGFGASAIGHLSEGFVQNATKIPDYERRIAEGRLATVRGCMTTPEDIRRAEVIEQLMCSYRADVASVDAPLDQLEKDGLIRRSGNRIEVTDEGRPLVRTVAAAFDTYLPSSTATHVTAV; the protein is encoded by the coding sequence ATGTACATCAACGAAAGCCGGCTTTTGATCCGTAGCTTTACGGACATGATTTCTCCGGAAACCTATGCTCGGTACGCCCAAATGCCCGTGCCGCGATACACGAGCTACCCAACGGCTCCCAACTTCTCCGCCGGGGTGGATGGAACCATATACGGGTCCTGGCTCCGATCAATTGGCGAAGGCTCGAGAATTTCCGTCTACCTGCACGTCCCTTTCTGCAGGCAGATGTGCTGGTATTGCGCCTGCCACACGACGGTAACCCGCCGGCAGGCGCCTGTAAGCCGCTATGTCGATACGCTTGTCCGCGAGATCGAGCTTGTTTCGGAGCGGATGAGATCGCGGCCGACAGTCGGCCACCTTCACTGGGGAGGCGGCTCGCCGACACTGCTCACGCCTGCGGATGTGGCCAAACTCCGCGAAGCGGTCGAGGCAGCCTTCCGCATTGACCATTGCGCCGAAAATGCCGTCGAGGTGGATCCGCGGACCTTGACGTATCAGCTGGCACGCGCGCTGGGCTTGGCCGGGGTCAACCGCGCCAGCCTGGGCGTGCAAAGCTTCGATCCAATTGTCCAACAGGCCATCAATCGGGTTCAAAGTTTCTCCACCACAGATGCGGCTGTGACGATGTTGCGCACATCGGGCATTCCAGCGGTCAACCTCGACCTGATCTACGGGCTCCCGTTCCAAACGGTGGCTTCATGCCTGGATACGGTTGAGCACGCGTTGAGGCTGCAGCCGGACAGGCTTTCGGTGTTCGGCTATGCGCATGTCCCGTCCTTCAAGGCCCATCAACGCAAGATCAGCGAGCACGCGCTGCCGGGCGCGGCGGAGCGCCAAGCGCAGGCCAGTGCCATCGCCCGCGCGCTTACGAGCGCAGGCTATCGACAAATCGGGATCGATCATTTCGCATTGCCAGGTGACACGCTGGCCGTTGCTGCCGAGCAGGGCACCCTACGCCGCAACTTCCAGGGATATACCACCGACAAATGTGCCAGCCTGATCGGCTTCGGAGCGTCCGCGATCGGACACCTTTCGGAGGGATTCGTTCAGAATGCGACCAAGATCCCGGATTATGAAAGGCGGATAGCGGAGGGGCGGCTGGCGACGGTTCGGGGTTGCATGACCACGCCGGAGGACATCCGGCGCGCCGAGGTCATCGAGCAGTTGATGTGCAGTTACCGGGCTGACGTCGCATCCGTCGACGCTCCCCTCGACCAGCTCGAAAAGGATGGCCTCATCCGACGCTCCGGCAATCGGATCGAGGTGACGGACGAAGGCCGGCCCCTGGTCCGGACAGTCGCTGCCGCGTTCGATACCTACCTGCCCTCCTCGACCGCCACCCACGTCACTGCGGTCTAG
- a CDS encoding PAS domain-containing sensor histidine kinase, translating to MGREYRPGRRGCIRKYPSRPSGSKLPLRRRIAMTHLMNEPSSEAPPEAESHLRSILATVPDAMVVIDEVGLILSFSAAAEKMFGYREQDVVGQNVSMLMPSPDRERHDQYLENYLRTGQRKIIGIGRVTTALHRDGNTIPIELAVGEAWLGSRRIFTGFMRDLTERQQTLLRLQDLQSELAHVGRLSEMGTLASSLAHELNQPLTALSAYCETARDLLGASSDEETLATVREAMGEAANEAVRAGQIVRRLRDFMSRGEIERRVESLQQLINEANALALVGSREHGIDVQLSLSPAADLVMVDRIQIQQVMVNLIRNAIDAMLEGPAKLLVIRTRPEGNQVRITVEDSGSGISEAIAAQLFQPFVTSKSNGMGIGLSICRTIVEAHGGRIWFEQPKSGGTAFHFTLPSGRANA from the coding sequence TTGGGCCGTGAATATCGACCAGGCCGGCGCGGTTGCATACGTAAGTATCCTAGCCGTCCGTCGGGATCGAAACTGCCATTACGCCGTCGAATTGCTATGACCCACCTGATGAACGAGCCGTCTTCCGAAGCACCTCCCGAAGCGGAGTCTCATCTTCGCTCGATTCTGGCGACTGTTCCCGACGCGATGGTTGTGATCGATGAAGTCGGTCTGATCTTGTCCTTCAGCGCTGCCGCGGAAAAAATGTTCGGTTATCGCGAGCAGGACGTCGTGGGCCAGAACGTCAGCATGCTCATGCCTTCGCCCGATCGCGAGCGGCACGACCAGTATCTCGAGAATTATCTTCGAACGGGGCAGCGGAAGATCATTGGCATCGGCAGGGTAACCACGGCCCTCCATCGCGACGGAAACACCATTCCAATCGAGTTGGCGGTAGGGGAAGCGTGGCTGGGGTCGCGGCGCATTTTCACCGGCTTCATGCGTGACCTCACGGAGCGGCAGCAAACTTTGCTGCGTCTCCAGGACCTCCAGTCGGAACTCGCGCACGTCGGGCGCCTGAGCGAAATGGGAACCCTGGCGTCGTCGCTCGCGCACGAACTTAACCAGCCGCTGACAGCCCTCTCCGCTTATTGTGAAACGGCGCGCGACTTACTCGGAGCGAGCAGCGACGAAGAGACCCTGGCAACCGTTCGAGAGGCCATGGGAGAGGCTGCCAACGAGGCCGTCAGAGCAGGCCAGATCGTTCGCCGGCTCCGGGATTTCATGAGTCGCGGCGAAATCGAGCGCCGCGTGGAGAGCCTGCAGCAGCTCATCAACGAGGCGAATGCCCTCGCGCTCGTGGGATCTCGGGAGCACGGAATCGACGTGCAATTGTCACTGTCTCCTGCAGCCGACCTCGTGATGGTTGACCGGATTCAAATTCAACAGGTGATGGTGAACCTGATCCGCAACGCTATCGATGCGATGCTGGAAGGCCCGGCGAAATTGCTTGTCATTCGCACGCGGCCGGAAGGCAATCAGGTTCGAATCACCGTGGAGGACAGCGGGAGCGGAATCAGCGAGGCGATTGCTGCCCAGCTCTTCCAGCCGTTTGTGACCTCCAAGTCGAACGGCATGGGAATTGGCCTTTCGATCTGCAGAACGATAGTCGAAGCCCACGGCGGCCGGATCTGGTTCGAGCAACCCAAGTCAGGCGGGACGGCTTTCCATTTTACCCTGCCAAGTGGAAGAGCGAACGCATGA
- a CDS encoding ShlB/FhaC/HecB family hemolysin secretion/activation protein, producing the protein MLRLVDGNSADSGSSGLRHLLTGLLLSSLSISAPTGAGAQVSRQVVLPTREEVTRPKAPQVRETGAQLQVEGGLERAPCALDSPEFKDVRFTFRGAEIEGLKGLSPSELAPAYADMIGKEQPISTVCDIRDRTAAILRSAGYIASVEVPEQRITDGVVRFKVTMAHLGQVRVRGSATGAERVIAAYLSALTEQPVFNRYAAERYLLLASDLPGYTVRMTLRPAGTTPGEVLGDVTVQRTPIYVDSNIQNGGSNEVGPWGALVRAQFYGLTGLADRTTVAAFTTADFDEQQTLQVGHDMRLGADGLGLGGEFTYAWAHPTIPTPNTNVRARTLLATLHADYPIIRTLPRTLRASFGMDFINQTVDLNLKVLTRDRLRVGFLRLAFDALNTNFSEGRSQTEPLWRVNSLLELRKGLDILGATDPCGPKAVNCLGPKGVAPSRVEGLATAAVVRALLYGEYRPIPKLTFALGGRAQYAWDPLLSFEEFSAGNYTVGRGYDPGVLLGDRGWGTQAEIRIGSTIPASARKAGVEGYVFWDHARVGNLDRLAPEIIGSRHLNSVGAGARVSFARFWLDANIAVPLTRVGPFARKGDPRILISLSSRLWPWTYE; encoded by the coding sequence ATGCTTCGACTGGTTGACGGGAATAGCGCCGACAGCGGCAGCAGCGGTTTGCGCCATTTGCTGACCGGCCTTCTATTGTCGTCCCTGAGCATCTCCGCGCCGACTGGAGCAGGGGCCCAGGTCTCGCGCCAGGTCGTTCTTCCAACCCGTGAAGAAGTGACCCGGCCCAAAGCTCCTCAAGTTCGTGAGACCGGGGCGCAATTACAGGTCGAAGGCGGGCTGGAACGTGCGCCGTGCGCGCTCGATAGCCCGGAGTTCAAGGATGTCCGCTTCACTTTCCGCGGTGCAGAGATCGAGGGGCTGAAAGGCCTTTCCCCGAGCGAACTTGCGCCGGCTTATGCGGATATGATCGGCAAGGAACAGCCGATTTCGACGGTATGCGACATTCGCGACCGCACAGCGGCGATCTTGCGTAGCGCCGGCTATATTGCGTCAGTCGAAGTGCCTGAGCAGCGAATCACCGATGGAGTTGTTCGCTTCAAGGTGACTATGGCGCACCTCGGCCAGGTGCGCGTGCGCGGAAGTGCTACCGGGGCTGAACGAGTCATCGCGGCCTACCTCAGTGCGCTGACGGAGCAGCCGGTCTTCAACCGCTATGCCGCGGAGCGCTATCTGCTGCTGGCAAGCGATCTGCCGGGCTATACGGTGCGGATGACATTGCGTCCGGCGGGGACGACGCCGGGCGAGGTGCTCGGAGACGTCACCGTCCAGCGTACCCCGATCTACGTCGACTCCAATATCCAGAACGGCGGATCGAACGAAGTCGGTCCGTGGGGGGCGTTGGTCCGGGCACAATTCTACGGCCTGACTGGACTTGCTGACCGGACGACCGTTGCGGCGTTCACTACCGCCGATTTCGACGAGCAGCAGACGCTCCAGGTCGGCCATGACATGCGGCTTGGCGCTGACGGCCTCGGGCTCGGCGGCGAGTTCACTTATGCCTGGGCGCATCCGACGATTCCGACGCCCAACACCAACGTTCGTGCCCGAACGCTGCTTGCGACTCTCCACGCCGATTACCCGATCATCCGCACCTTGCCGCGCACGTTGCGCGCATCGTTCGGAATGGATTTCATCAACCAGACGGTCGATCTCAATTTAAAGGTCCTGACGAGGGATCGCTTGCGCGTTGGGTTCCTCCGGCTCGCCTTTGACGCTCTGAACACCAACTTCTCGGAAGGCCGCTCCCAGACGGAGCCACTGTGGCGCGTCAACAGTCTCCTGGAGCTACGCAAGGGCCTGGATATCCTGGGTGCAACCGACCCGTGCGGGCCGAAGGCGGTTAATTGCCTCGGCCCAAAGGGCGTAGCTCCAAGCCGGGTCGAGGGCCTCGCGACGGCAGCGGTGGTGAGGGCCCTGCTGTACGGCGAGTACCGGCCCATTCCCAAGCTGACCTTCGCGCTCGGAGGCCGGGCGCAATATGCATGGGATCCTCTGCTCAGCTTCGAGGAATTCTCCGCCGGCAACTACACCGTTGGACGCGGCTACGACCCCGGAGTGCTGCTCGGCGACCGCGGATGGGGGACCCAGGCGGAAATCCGGATAGGCAGCACCATCCCAGCGAGCGCCCGCAAGGCCGGCGTCGAAGGCTATGTATTCTGGGATCACGCGAGGGTCGGCAACCTCGATCGCCTCGCGCCGGAGATTATCGGGTCCAGGCACCTCAATTCAGTGGGCGCGGGCGCCCGGGTCAGCTTCGCCCGATTCTGGCTCGACGCAAACATCGCGGTGCCTTTAACCCGCGTGGGACCTTTCGCCCGCAAGGGTGACCCCCGGATCCTGATCTCGCTGTCGTCGAGGCTCTGGCCGTGGACCTACGAATGA